From the genome of Malus domestica chromosome 04, GDT2T_hap1, one region includes:
- the LOC103400606 gene encoding pentatricopeptide repeat-containing protein At1g12775, mitochondrial-like produces MKRITTRTPFPGNLPSFIFAILQNPSRAFHSDAVNANPTCTHTIKQTLLVSESMIQTRCKSGKIRKDEALGYFYSMIQTKPLPSIWTLNCLLGALSKMKEYSAVVSMCKQLMGCAQFRPDVSTMNIFLNCLCRLNWMNACFSVLAITLKYGLQPNAHSINTFLHGLCKNCSLAEAMEFFEEIETKGYACNEITYATMINGLCKAGKTSKALEILTKMWEDGRFKPNQECYNPIIDSLCKERQIDEALTLFRDMISKSVVPNIFNYTTLIHGLCNMSRWEEVLPLFEGMEDHGVRPDVVTYNTLIYALCQSGRLEKAKSFLICMLNGGISPDVYTYSVLMNSLCKDDRIQEALSLLENMTTKGIKPDVVTFKSLISASCKCGNWEECVRLFKTMIGYGALPDIVTYNSVLDGLCKEGKTTEALNLVDEMFRRGEKPDVVTYSTLIKGLCRTRQWKEATRLFDEMVCHGILPDFVTLKILSGALCHEVLTDEVREEFKARIDGTSKLGKKRSKKD; encoded by the coding sequence ATGAAAAGGATAACTACAAGAACTCCATTCCCAGGTAATCTTCCTTCTTTCATTTTTGCCATTCTGCAGAATCCAAGTAGGGCATTTCATTCCGACGCTGTTAATGCTAATCCTACTTGTACGCATACAATTAAACAAACCCTTTTGGTGTCGGAGAGTATGATTCAGACTCGATGCAAATCTGGAAAAATTAGGAAAGATGAAGCCTTGGGTTACTTTTATTCCATGATTCAAACCAAACCCTTGCCCTCTatttggactttgaattgtttgtTGGGGGCACTCTCCAAGATGAAGGAATATTCCGCTGTGGTTTCTATGTGTAAACAGTTGATGGGTTGCGCTCAATTCCGACCTGATGTCAGTACAATGAATATTTTTCTGAATTGCTTGTGCCGGCTGAACTGGATGAACGCTTGTTTCTCTGTTTTAGCAATTACCCTTAAATACGGTCTTCAACCCAATGCTCATTCTATAAATACTTTTCTTCATGGGCTTTGCAAGAATTGTTCCCTGGCGGAGGCAATGGAGTTCTTCGAAGAAATAGAAACGAAAGGATACGCATGCAATGAAATAACTTATGCTACTATGATCAATGGACTATGCAAAGCTGGGAAAACTTCTAAGGCTCTCGAGATACTTACGAAGATGTGGGAAGATGGAAGGTTCAAGCCCAACCAAGAATGCTACAATCCAATCATCGATAGCCTCTGTAAAGAAAGACAAATAGATGAGGCATTGACCCTATTTCGAGATATGATCAGCAAAAGTGTTGTACCGAATATTTTCAATTATACCACATTGATTCATGGGTTATGCAACATGAGTCGCTGGGAAGAAGTGCTCCCTCTTTTTGAAGGAATGGAAGATCATGGAGTCAGGCCAGATGTTGTCACCTACAACACTCTAATTTATGCATTGTGCCAATCGGGGAGGTTGGAAAAGGCCAAGAGCTTCTTGATTTGCATGCTTAACGGCGGAATTTCACCAGATGTATACACATATAGTGTTCTAATGAACTCGTTGTGCAAGGATGACAGAATTCAAGAAGCACTTTCTCTGTTGGAAAATATGACAACGAAAGGCATAAAGCCTGATGTTGTCACTTTTAAATCCTTGATTTCTGCTTCATGCAAGTGTGGTAACTGGGAAGAATGTGTGAGgttattcaaaaccatgattggTTATGGAGCCTTGCCTGATATTGTTACATACAATTCTGTACTGGATGGTTTATGCAAGGAAGGGAAGACAACAGAGGCACTGAATCTTGTCGACGAAATGTTCCGTAGAGGGGAAAAGCCTGATGTTGTGACTTACAGCACTTTAATTAAAGGATTGTGTCGTACCAGGCAATGGAAAGAAGCCACAAGGTTATTTGACGAAATGGTATGCCATGGAATCTTACCTGATTTCGTAACTTTGAAGATACTTTCGGGTGCTCTCTGCCATGAAGTGTTGACCGATGAGGTTCGCGAAGAATTTAAGGCGAGAATAGATGGAACTTCGAAGCTTGGTAAGAAAAGGTCCAAGAAGGATTGA
- the LOC114824592 gene encoding pentatricopeptide repeat-containing protein At3g22470, mitochondrial-like — protein sequence MKRITTRIPFPGNLPSFIFTILQNPSRGFHSDAVNANPTCTHTIKQTHLVSESMIQTRCKSGKIRKDEALGYFYSMIQIKPLPSVWTLNYLLGALSKMKEYSAVVSMCKQLMGCAQFRPDVCTMNIFLNCLCRLNRMNACFSVLAITLKYGLQPNAHSITTFLHGLCKNCSLAEAMEFFEEIETKGYACNEITYATMINGLCKAGKTSKALEILTKMWEDGGFKPNPECYNPIIDSLCKERQIDEALTLFRDMISKSVVPNIFNYTTLIHGLCNTSRWEEVLSLFEGMVDQGVKPNIVTYNVLMTTLCKEERIQEALTLFGTMTEKGIKPDVVTFNSLISASCKSGNWDEGVRLFKNMIDYGVFPDIVTYSTVLDALCKEGKTEEALNLVEEMVRRGEKPNCVTYNSLINGLCRTSQWREATRLFDEMVCRGILPNFITLNILSGALCNGNMTDEVRKEFEARIDGALYHRSVDYGNKGKFLRHSETLKKMWEDGRFEPKQDCYNPIIDSLCKESRMDEALTLFRDMISKSVVPDIISYNSLIHGLCNMSRWEEVLPLFEGMEDHGVRPDVVTYTTLVYALCQLGRLEKAKSFLICMFNGRISPDVYTYSVLMNALCKDDRIQEALSLFGTMTEKRIKPDVVTFTSLISASCKSGNWEEGVRLFKTMIDYGALPNIITYNSVLDALCAEGKTAEALNLVEEMFCRGEKPDVVTYNSLIKGLCRTSQWREAPRLFDEMLCHGISPDCITLMILSGALCSGGMTDEVRKEFKARTDGAFKLGKKWSKKDRCLKPGLETGIDFHVFLVSVTALIDHHPPPPTSSTFDFM from the exons ATGAAAAGGATAACTACAAGAATTCCATTCCCAGGTAATCTTCCTTCTTTCATTTTTACCATTCTGCAGAATCCAAGTCGGGGATTTCATTCCGACGCTGTTAATGCTAATCCTACTTGTACGCATACAATTAAACAAACCCATTTGGTGTCGGAGAGTATGATTCAGACTCGATGCAAATCTGGAAAAATTAGGAAAGATGAAGCCTTGGGTTACTTTTATTCCATGATTCAAATCAAACCCTTGCCCTCTGTTTGGACTTTGAATTATTTGTTGGGGGCACTCTCCAAGATGAAGGAATATTCTGCTGTGGTTTCTATGTGTAAACAGTTGATGGGTTGCGCTCAATTCCGACCTGATGTCTGTACAATGAATATTTTTCTGAATTGCTTGTGCCGGCTGAACCGGATGAACGCTTGTTTCTCTGTTTTAGCAATTACCCTTAAATACGGTCTTCAACCCAATGCTCATTCTATAACTACTTTTCTTCATGGGCTTTGCAAGAATTGTTCCCTGGCGGAGGCAATGGAGTTCTTCGAAGAAATAGAAACGAAAGGATACGCGTGCAATGAAATAACTTATGCTACTATGATCAATGGACTATGCAAAGCTGGGAAAACTTCTAAGGCTCTCGAGATACTTACGAAGATGTGGGAAGATGGAGGGTTCAAGCCCAACCCAGAATGCTACAATCCAATCATCGATAGCCTCTGTAAAGAAAGACAAATAGATGAGGCATTGACCCTATTTCGAGATATGATCAGCAAAAGTGTTGTACCGAATATTTTCAATTATACCACATTGATTCATGGGTTATGCAACACGAGTCGCTGGGAAGAAGTGCTGTCTCTTTTTGAAGGAATGGTAGACCAAGGAGTCAAGCCTAATATTGTCACCTATAATGTTCTTATGACCACTCTTTGCAAGGAAGAAAGAATTCAAGAAGCACTTACTCTGTTTGGAACAATGACCGAGAAAGGTATAAAGCCTGATGTTGTCACTTTTAATTCCTTGATTTCTGCTTCATGCAAGTCTGGTAACTGGGACGAAGGTGTGAGGTTATTTAAAAACATGATTGATTATGGAGTCTTTCCTGATATTGTTACATACAGTACTGTTCTGGATGCTTTATGCAAGGAAGGGAAGACAGAAGAGGCACTGAATCTTGTGGAAGAAATGGTCCGCAGAGGTGAAAAGCCTAATTGTGTGACTTACAACTCCTTAATTAATGGATTGTGCCGGACCAGCCAATGGAGAGAAGCCACAAGGTTGTTTGATGAAATGGTTTGCCGTGGAATCTTACCTAATTTCATAACTTTGAACATACTCTCGGGTGCTCTCTGCAATGGAAATATGACAGATGAGGTTCGCAAAGAATTTGAAGCGAGAATAGATGGAGCTTTGTA TCATA GATCAGTGGATTATGGAAACAAGGGAAAATTTCTAAGGCACTCGGAGACTCTTAAGAAGATGTGGGAAGATGGAAGGTTTGAGCCAAAACAAGATTGCTACAATCCAATCATCGATAGCTTGTGTAAAGAAAGCCGAATGGATGAGGCCTTGACCTTATTTCGAGATATGATCAGCAAAAGTGTTGTACCGGATATTATCAGTTATAACTCTTTGATTCATGGGTTATGCAACATGAGTCGTTGGGAAGAAGTGCTCCCTCTTTTTGAAGGAATGGAAGATCATGGAGTCAGGCCAGATGTTGTCACCTACACCACTCTAGTTTATGCATTGTGCCAATTGGGGAGGTTGGAAAAGGCCAAGAGCTTCTTGATTTGCATGTTTAACGGTAGAATTTCACCAGATGTATACACATATAGCGTTCTAATGAACGCGTTGTGCAAGGATGACAGAATTCAAGAAGCACTTTCTCTGTTTGGAACAATGACTGAGAAACGTATAAAGCCTGATGTTGTCACTTTTACTTCCTTGATCTCTGCTTCATGCAAGTCGGGTAACTGGGAGGAAGGTGTGAGATTATTTAAAACCATGATTGATTATGGAGCCTTGCCTAATATTATAACATACAATTCTGTACTGGATGCTTTATGCGCGGAAGGGAAGACAGCAGAGGCACTGAATCTTGTCGAAGAAATGTTCTGTAGAGGGGAAAAGCCTGATGTTGTGACTTACAACTCTTTAATTAAAGGACTGTGCCGTACCAGCCAATGGAGAGAAGCCCCAAGGTTGTTTGACGAAATGTTATGCCATGGAATCTCACCCGATTGCATAACTTTGATGATACTTTCCGGTGCTCTCTGCAGTGGAGGGATGACAGATGAAGTTCGCAAAGAATTTAAGGCGAGAACAGATGGAGCTTTTAAGCTGGGTAAGAAATGGTCCAAGAAGGATAGATGCCTCAAGCCTGGTCTAGAAACGGGAATAGATTtccatgtttttcttgtttccgTTACGGCTTTGATTGAtcaccacccccccccccccacctcaTCCACCTTCGATTTTATGTGA